TCCATCGGAGAAAACGGCGATATTTCTACAAACAGCGCGAGTGTGGAGGAGAGAGGCCCGGTTACACGCTGCggattgattttaatttatttctactTCACATATTCAGcagaaaatattataaatattataaatatcgaacaaacaaaagacagacGGGATGAAGGGAATGTTGCGCGAGTTTAAAAGTTGAACGCCATTGGTCAGCTTCAGAGGAAGAGGCGGGGCGTGTTGCGTTGGACGTTCTGATTGGTCGCTTGCTTCGGGGGAGACGATAGTtgccgagtcgagccgagtgCAACCGAGTGCAGTGAAGGGATCAGCTGACAGAGAGGCTCGGCTGTCGATGGACCATTTTTCCCGTTTCGTGAATTAAAAAGTAGAAATTATCAGTTTCTGTTTGATCCATCGATCCGTCCGGACACCGACATGCCGTCGCTCCTGTTCTGCGGGCCGAAGATGGCTGCGTGCGGGATCGTGATCAGCATCTGGGGCGTAATCATGCTGGTAAGACATATGGAGCTTCGCCAGGGGCCCGACTATTTCCTGGAGTGACTCGGTTTGAccagaagacatctttaaaatataaatatttacagcgcagttttattatttttatagttttgctGAATGTCATGTAAACCTCAttatgattaaattaaacactgaaCCATCTTCAACgctttaaaacagaaataatgcTCCACGTTATAGACGGAGCCCAATTAGGCCAaaaatgcatgtatttaaataGTGGGCTCTGTCTAAACCAGGATATTAAAGTAGTTTTATTAACGAGTATTAACTAAACAGCTGTGCCTGTGATGGACGTAATGGAGGAGGCTAAAGCTTGGTTTCCAGACTAATTAATGGTTGCATGTGTGTAAAGGCTCTTTAAATAGATTAAATGCATGTTGATAAAAGCCTGCAGTCTGATATCTGCTGAGGTTAGTGTGTATTTATTGATCACCATTTAATTCAATGATTATATGGTTTGGTTTATAATCAGCCtgttaattgattaaaatattctttaccacagtgttaaaatgCAGGAACTCAAGTGACCGAAGATCATGTGATTCTTTATGTTTGGCTCTCGTGATGTTTCAGAGCAGGAAGTCAGTTTTTccagtcagaaaaaaaacctttaaatgttGGAAGAGGAAACAAActctataaaatataaaaataaacacgaTGAAGGAGGAACTGAttcactgtcatcatcatcacacatcaCACCGGCTCTAACAGAcatctactgtagtacagtttgaggtacttgtactttactgtagtacagtttgaggtacttgtactttactgcagtacagtttgaggtacttgtactttactgtagtacagtttgaggtacttgtactttactgtagtacagtttgaggtacttgtactttactgtagtacagttagaggtacttgtactttactgcagtatttccatgtgatgctactttctacatctcagagggaaatattgtactttctactccactacatttatttaacagctttagttacttttcagatgcagatttgacacaatggataatataacaagctttataaattcaacacattgttaaagatgaaaccagacagcagtgtgtagtcggctcacatctcagatgtctatgagttgttaacagctccaccaaatactgatttttccctctaaacttctcacatgctttcatttctataaatgttgaaatgatccaatatttcagcaacaatcagaacttagttttttcttctttcccattaatcatctcaccacccctcacatgtatctgctgaccctttggaggggccccacccctaggttgggaaccactggactaaactccATATTGTTATTTCATAGTTAATCACACAACTAGAAGAACCTCTCCTTTATAAATATGGTGTTTCTCTGTGATAAGATACAGACCCCCGGCCCCCTGCTGTGCCCCGAGCCTCATGTTGAGCcactctgctgtttgttttgtttttacaggcGATGTTGGGAATCTTCTTCACTGCGAAGTCGGCCGTGCTGATCGAAGACGTCCCGTTCACTGAGGAGGACATCCGCAACGAGTGAGTCAAcggaaacattaaaaataaacctccattaacaggaagtagtttgtttcactgtttaatgtcagcagccaatcacaggcgTCCGTTTGGCGCCTCAGGACTGCAGCGGTTTACTGTCAGAGAGGAGCTTCTTATCTCTTTACGCCTTTACGAAACACTTTGTGATTAGATTTTATAACGTGCTCTATTAATaaagattatatatttttttatttctctaaaACACGTTCAGGAAAACGGCGTCACTCCCCTTCAATCATGTTGTATCTTGAAAATTAAAgtgaatttatttttcaatgaaCCGAGAAATACAATTAATATAAACACTATTTACATGCAAATATATGAATTAGTAAATCTAGAGCACAAATTATTAAACCTAGAGCACAAATTAGTCAATGGAAAGCCAAAATTATGAAATCTAGAGCACAAATTATGAAATCTAGAGCACAAATTATGAAATCTAGAGCACAAATTAGTGAATCAAGAGCTCCGTAGATTTCATGATTtctgtgtataaaaataaaatttccTGAACTGAAACCTTTAGTTTATTTCTCAGCTGTTAAATATCCGGCTCAGTACTCGAGTTGGTTACGTCTTTAATAACAAGAttcttattgttattgttatgaAGGAATGTCATTAAACTGATCACAGCTGTAGTGACGCGGccgttcttcttcttcttcttctctcctgcagTAAAAGTCCTCCTCAGAACATCTACGGTCTTTACAACCAGGTCGGCATCAACTGCTTCATCGCCGCCTCCATCTACGTGGCGGTCGGCGCCGTCTCGCTGTGTCAGGTCCGCCTCAACAAACGCCAGGAGTACATGGTCACATAAACAgctgctgacctctgacctctgaccatCAGCTATCAGAGGATGATTTACATTACGCTGTTACGCAACCTGGTTGGTTAACAGCTGATTAATGTCGTTACATGTAGTGAGGTGAAGAGgcaaagtatttatttattttaaagttaaaccgtcgatgtgtttgttgttgttgttgtttgttgttgtatcaTTCCTTTTTTGAACGGGTTTCTCCTAAAAACGACCAAACGTTGGACCACTTCCTGTTTGCACGCGGTTACTGAAttagattaaaatgaataaattatgaCGCAGTGAAAGTTAACGTTCAATCAGctggtttaaaaagaaaaaaagaaacatgaaaaatcaGCATATTTCTAAAAAGATGTGAAGTTCCACCTCTGCTGTATGAACTGTTTCatcctctgctttgtttttctgcatcaATGGTTcagaaatgttaatttaaagCAGGTTTCTGTTTACATGATGTTTGTCATTAACGCTACTGGATGATGTTTAATGTGACAGACGTGTAACGGTGGATAATCCTTTgcaataaagtgtgtgtgtgtgtgtaaatactTGAAGACTGTTGTCagaattttatttattgaatgcTTCATTTGGTCTTTATTGTGTTGTAAAGGACATTTTAGTGAGAAACTGGTCGATGTTGAGGCTGACTCAGGATgcacttaaagtctgtgtaaagtaaaaataaatatgtgttctgagtttgacataccacagaaaagtgtgttgttaaccaccctgccaaatttgaaagaataaaaaaaaaatcgccaaatatatgaaattaggtttcaaagttgtgtaaaagtctgcctctgtctctgctcccaaacactgaagccccgccccctaccaagtgtcacctgtcaatcaaagctaggtctgagagctttctgctgctaactcggcggctagctcggcagctaaatcagctaactggctaactgtagactgtagtagtagtgtgcgctgaatgtatttatacctctacagcagcagggcgggtttatgctaatcctagctccacaattcaaatctaaatggttgaaatgctttttaaccttttttagaaatacatttatgacctatttaatgtgtttagaagaaaatgtctgaattcactttacatggTCTTTGAAAAACTTCAGAGGAATTTTATGAGTTTCAAGTTCAATAAGTGGATGCTTTCTGTAGAAGGTCTATCAACACTTATCAATCAATAAGTACATAAATAGGGAATTTTAAAGTTTTGGTGTTGTAAAGTTAATGAAGCTCACTGacataaagatgaataaatactGCGCTGGGTTTTAATCACAGTGAAGTCTAACAATATAATACGCTGCTCAAAGaaatgaagggaacatttaAATCTCACATCAGATCTTGTTGAACGAATGACTCAAGTGTAAAATCTTCACTGATGACAAAATGAATCAATGGAAACCAGAACCATCGACCCACTGAGGGCTGGATTCATGGCTGATCCAATCACAGCAGCTCATAATGTGTCAGCAGTGTGTTTGGTCTCTGCCTACCTGTGCTGAGGAGTCTCATCCCAGACCTGGATCAGGGCTTCAGTGAGCTGCTGGACAGTCTGTGGCGGAGTCGACTACACGATACATAAAGTCCTGTAGATGCTCAgctggatttaggtcaggggaaCATGAGGGTCCAGTCAATGGCATCAATGCCTTCATCATCCAGGAACTGCCTACATACCAGTAGAGACCAGGACCCACTGCACCAACATGAGGTCTGACAGTCTCTGAAGGTTTCATCCCGGTATCTAACAGCAGTCAGCGTACCGTTGGCTCTGACATGGAGGTCTGTGTGACCCTCCATGGATTTGCCTCCCCAGACCATCAGTGCCCCCCCACCAAAGCGGTCCTGCTGATGTTCCAGCAGCAGAACGTTCAGACTCTTTCAGACCTGTCACATGGTCTCAGTGTGAAGCTGCTCTCATCTGTGAAGAGAACGGGGCACCGACCGTGTTTCTCTGAATGCTGATCCAGCTGCAGCCTGCTGGAGCTCATGTTTTGGGCTGTGGcagtgctcctcctgttcctcctcacaCAGAGGAGCAGATAGCGGTCCTGCTGCTGGGTCAATGTCCGGCTCTCCTGGTGGTACGGCCGGTCTCCTGGTTTCTCCTCCCTGCTCTTCACAATGTGCTGGGAGACACAGCAAACCTTCCTGGAGGAGCTGGACTAGCTGTGAACCTGATTGGGCTGCAGGTAGCGCCTCATGCTACCAGTAGTGACGAGGACACTAGCAGAACACCAGACTAGAGAAGAACCAGtcaggaaggagaaggagagagcagctgtctgtggacACACCAGTCCCTTTGTGGGTTGTCTTTCTCTCCATTGCACCTGCTGTCACTTTCATTTGATCCAAAGCAGCTGAAACTGATTCATGATCACTTGTGACTCCTAAATGGACAGTCTGATCTCCCTGAAGTTTAACTGACTGTTAACTGTTGTTATAAATCATGGAATCATTAAGTGTTCCCTTAATTTGTTATGTGGAGATTACAAACAAGCAAGTACTGTATTTAGGGACAATagtattaattaatcatttttacttCACTACATCTAAAAGGGGAAATATTATCTGTTACTTCATTTCTCTAACAGCTAAGCCATTTTTCAGATTAAGATTTTGTGTTTAGTACAGAAAGTAGATAAATAATCACaactataatatattattaactGAGTCTGCACTGTTCAGTGATGCTAATATGATCACTTACTCCTCATTTTCAAGATCCTTCAcgacctggcaccatcatatctctctgaactgattcacatctacacaccttcccgaactctctGATCctcatctgccaacttaactattATGAGGTCAAGacccttcagccgatctgcccccctgCCTCAGGAACTCCACCAGACATTCCACCTTTAAATCTCacctgaaaacgctcctattcagagctgcatactctgtctcacactaactatgcatcacgttcttgtttatttattgcactgatgcactttgtagtcacattcatatttattctttatctttgcactaaatgttacctgatttatattgtctgatgtactgttgttgtgttatatgaGCCTTGTGAGGattccttgagtgctttgaaaggcgccttttaaataaaatgcattattattgatGAAATGTGTATTGTTGCAtgtttatcaatcaatcaataaatatgtatttatataacgcCAATTcataacaaaagtcatctcaaggcactttacacacagagcaggtgtAGACCGAACTATTTACGGTACTCTACTGTTAAATCAGTCAACAGTGGTTAAGATTTACTCCACTTTATAAGCTAcagtttataaatgaaaacatttaagcaACTTTATAAGACAcaactgtttaaatgttaatgagTCAATAATTATGACAATcttacaatataaaatatataataacactCTAAAAGGAGCCATTCTGCATTACAAGTACTTTTAGTTTTGTAACTGTACATTGTGTTGCTCTGCATTGTTTACAGTGCTGCTACTTCCAAAACACTTCCTGCATCTCTGACTGAGGCTGAACTGTCAACTCTTTTATCTCAAACCATAAGACAAGGAACTGCGGTTATTGCTGAGTGTGACAGGAAACGGAGAGTACCCGAGAACATGAAGGTGTAACTGGGCCAAACCATTACTATAAGGGTGATTATGAGGAGTAACAGTCAGAAAAGTACAATTGATTGGTGAAATTTCTGTcttcatataaatatttgagCATTTAATGTAGATAAACAGGATGGGAAGCAGGttgtaaaacattatttaaattggTATCTGCCCCCCAGCTGCACCCAACATGACTTCCCGCCACTGAGAGAACTGAAACTGTCAACAGATGATAatctgaaagaaagaaactgctCGGCTGGTTGAAGAAAAGCACAAAGTGAGTATCAATATTTcgaacaacacattttttattccttttaaatatgaatctaCTGTGAGTTAAGATCCTTAATCACATTAATGTGTCCTGTACAGCAACTGAAATGTAGTGTGGTTCATTGTTGGCGTAGTGTTATCTCCCGATGGCTGTTTGTCCCACAGATGACTGTTAGCTGTGTGTTTATCAGTATGTTTCACTATATTTAGTGTTAGCAGCCAGACTGTTGTATTATTACATCCTCAGGGACAGTTATGCAAAAATATAACTATGTTTAGATAATTACATTAGAATTAGAAGATCCAGGCCAGctgagagacatagtctctccagcgtgtcctggatcggggtctcctaccggtgggacgtgccctgaacacctcaccagggaggcgtccggggGGCATCCTTACTAGATGGAGCTCAGAGTCtactcctcccggatgaccgagcttctcaccctatctctaagggagagcccagccaccctacggaagaagctcatttcggccgctcgACCCGCGATcttgttctttcggtcactacccaaagctcatgaccataggtgagggtaggaacgaagatcgactggtaaatcgagaacTTTGCCTTTCGGcacagctccctcttcaccacgaccaatctgtgcagagcccttatactgcagacgccgcaccgatccgcctgtcaatctcccgctccatccttccctcactcgtgaacaagaccccgaagtacttgaactcctccacttggggcaggatctcatccccgacccaagggtgcactccacccttttccggttgaggaccatggactcggatttggaggtgctgattttcatcccggccgcttcgcACTCTGCGGCCGACCttgggtcggggatgagatcctgccccaagtggaggagttcaagtacttcggggtcttgttcacgagtgagggaaggatggagcgggagattgacaggcggatcggttcataaagattatgaacaggatcggtgacaaagggcagccctggcggagtccaacccccaccggaaacgagtccgacttactaccggCAATGCGGACCAATCTCTGACatcggtcgtacagggaacggacggcccgtatcaggggggtccgataccccgtactcctgGAGGAACCCCCACAGGactccccgagggacacggtcgaatgccttctccaactccacaaaacacatgtggactggttgggcaaactcccatgcaccctcaacgATCCtgtagagggtgtagagctggtccacagttccacgacccgtctctagcttctgcagccgagggtcggaccgccaaggtccccgccttGAGCTGCCGCCCAGCTCACAGtgcacccgacccctttggcccctcctacggGTGGTGAGCCCACGGGGAGGGGGTCCCATGttgcctcttcgggctgtgccccCATAgggtgcaggcccggccacTAGGtgctcgccatcgagccccacccccaggcctggctTCGGGGGGGGAGCCCAGTGACCCGCGTCCGGGAAGGGGAAACGTGGATCCATACATGTTTTCCATCATAAGGGTTATTTTGAGCTATGCTTTGTCTGGTCCTTCCCCCATATTGTTATATTGTGCTATATggtcttttttctttaacaatttTACTCTTGTGAAGCATTTTGTGACCTTGCTGTGTGAAAGGTGCTTtatcaaataaacattaatagcaataacaataatagatAGTTAATATGTTAATGATGAGTCCATCTCTGAAATCGATATAACAATGCTACACATTCCCAGGTAGGACTTTATTTAGCTGTTAAGTGGTTTTACAGCTCTATCAGTGAACTGGGACTTTAACCTGACTAAATTATCTACGTAGTATTTCCACATTAAGATCAAatcacaacacagaaaacaaatggaggtgtttttgtatttcagtgttGTCCAGCAGACAACAGGACAGACCAACTAAACAAAGCATGATGAGACTTTTCCTGCAGCAGtttgcagaaaaacaacatttgactACAATGACTACAATAAGGATTTTTGACACTTAATTAACAGTTTTATGGACTATTAATGTTGAAAATCTCTGCCTACATTTGCAGCAACATTTGCAAtgttgcaaaatgttttttttgcgtGGTGGTTTCATCGGCCACATCTGGATCATGTTTCTCACTTTTCTGTCTCTTGACTCTTTGTGTGTCAGAAATGTCCTTAAATATTTCAGAGAGTGAATGGAAAACAGCCCTGACCTCCATCCTGGAGCAGCTGGATGAGCAGGAATACACGAAGATGCTGTTTTGTtcctgttttggaaaaatccccaaaaGTGTGAAGACTAGCAAGCCCAGAGAGGAGATGCCTCAAACACTCATCCAGTTCTTAGGAGTAGATGGGTCCATCTCTGCAATCAATGAGGCAATGGAGCAAATACCGAGGATGGACTCTGCAGTCCAGGACAAGCTGCGTCCCTTTGTGAACAAACTGAGCatcaaacaggaagaagagaacAAAGGTGAGTTCACATCTTTCCTCCTggatagaaaagaaaatgaacaggCTGTCCTCTACAATCtgtcacattaaataaaacacagtaagAAAACTGAATTCTGTCCTGTGAAACCTGCTGGTTAATGAAAtgagaccaaaacaaacaagaggAAGTCCTCAGTGTGGAAACTGactgtttgttatttattttaaagatcaACCGATGAGCAGCCAACCTGACACGGTAAGAGTTATGAAATTACAATTAACGATGAATCTACACATGCTGGcattattttacatacatttatgcTGTATTTATGATCaaattaatagttttggtgtCAAAGTATGAAAACCTTAccacttttttaatatattattaatataacattCCTCCCATCATGTTTCCATTCTACATTTTCATACTGGCTCAGGACCACATCCTTACAAACCAGGAGCTGCGTAAAGGGGATTTCCTCATCAGTGAAAATGGCAAATACAAAGCTGTTTTCCAGGTTAGGAAACAAATATTCTTATTTTGGTTTAAATCAGTTATTTAATACATGGTCCAGTTTTAGGTTGGTTTTGACATCAAAGAACTGTGTAGAATCACatatagttttaaaataacaaacataatCCTGGTAATCCATATTCTGTGATTGTTGTAACAAAGATATAACAACCCTCATGTACAGTTTTGAAATCCGTCCAGTGTGGTTTATTGAGACCAACTGTATTAGATCTTCTTAGTGTACTTCTGCTTCAGTCCAACATTGGTGCCATATTCTAGCTTGTCTGTCAATTAAAGTCTGATTTGTTCCCCCCACAGGAAGACGGTAACTTTGTCATCTTCGCTCTGTGTCCTATTTGGGCAACAGGAACAGCCGGTGAGAACCCTCATCGGATCATTGTGCAGCCGGACAATAACTTGGTTATGTACAACGGAAGAAACAAGCCGGTTTGGGCCTCTGACACCTGGGAAGAAAAGGAACACGAACACAGCGATAAGATGTGCCTCACTATGACCAACGAGGGTAAACTGGTTCTTGACAAAGATGGAGAGATTCTTTGGAGTGATGGAAAACAATGGTAgtaatgaagcttagcgaaagttcagtcagaagactctaaaacatacaggcataactggtcacttctgcctccttcaagcatgctcatctattacctagatttctatgtctaagggtgtgattttaattgttgccagtcacctgtcaatctcgccaaccaatagcaaaatgccacttcagccttagcctatcatctagtagcggtccgtttaaatgtgcctctctccctttgcttcagtcctgtcatacagctgtttctgcgccccaccacctccccatctccgccattctctacaggatctgcagtctattcccatctgccatcttctcttcagtctcatcagcaatcaccagcaccagtgtctggacttcgtGGGGGATTTATATATCATAtcacatatatatgcagccattcagagatgattcctcatggagttcaagcgccaaagactttgtcattactaagattttgttcattacatatttacaataaatatctttccattcacttgtctctcctgattgaaatgacaGTTTCAGACTGAAGTCATTATGTGGCAAGAAACGTGTGCTTTGTGCTGAGATCCTAATAAAGAAATGTGATATTAAACACTCAGTAATTTATGGTTATTTTTTCAAAGGTTTGATTTCTCTGTGAAAGAGCTATACTGATGATGGTGAATATTTACAATTCCTGAAGAAAATGCTTGTGATTTCtgcatatagatagatagatagatagatagatagatagatagatagatagatagatagatagatagatagatagatagatagatagatagatagatagatagatagatagatagatagatagatagatagatagatagatagatagatagatagatagataactcaaatataaaaataaataactatacAGAACAGAGACTACAGATATAACCACGACTATAATACATTGTTCAATGATGTTAATATGATCACTATAAAATGTGATGTATTGTTACATGTTAAATTAGTCAACAGTATTGTTTAGCTACAgcttataaattaaaacatttaagcgACTTTATGacacaaagctgtttttaaacGTTATTGAGTCAATATTTATGATAATcctacaatataaaaatatataataacactCTAAAAGGAGCAATTCTGCATAAAAAGTACTTTTAGTTTTGAAACTGTAAGTGTATTGTGTTGCACTGTATGTTTTACAGTGTGCTGGTGCTTTTACTGAAATGAATCTACTTCCTACACATtgaacagaggctgaactgtgAACTCCATCACACACCACAAGAGTTTGACAGGAAATGGTGGAACTGGGTCAAACCATTATTGTAAGGGTAATTATGATTAACAGTCAGAAAAGTACAATTGATTGGAGAAATTTCTGTcttcatataaatatttgagCATTTAATGTAGATAAACAGGATGGGAAGCAGGTTGTAACACATTATCTAAATTGGTATCTGTCCCCCAGCTGCACAAACATAACTTCCCGCCACTGATAGTAACTCTAACTGTCAAGGTATGATCATCTGAAAGCAGGAAGCTGCTCGGATGTGGTTGAAGAAAAGCACAAGGTGAGTGTCAATATTTCTAACAACactttatttattccttttaaatatgaatctaCTGTGAGGTAAGATCCTTAATCACATTAACTACAAACTAACACTAAACTAGTCAGGTTGGAACAGAGGAAAGATGAgctattattttctttaatcatGTTAATTGTCCTGCTCTGAGTTATGATATTCTACTCATGCTGGcattattttacatacatttatgcTGTATTTATGATCaaattaatagttttggtgtCAAACTTAGAAAAGACATAAACATATTATCCCAAGATAAATGCTGAAAGTCACACTGATGATTTGAAAGAAGCTGATTTGTGAAAGCAACAGATGATTAAAGTGGGAGGAAGATTTATGCTGATTCATGTTTCTCTCTACTTTGCCGCTGTAGGAGAAGAAGACCAACAGTGTGATGGAAAGCTGCGGGTAAAGATTTCTCCTCTCAGTTTATTCATTTCATGTGCTGCATACTCTCTGTGAGCTGTGGTTCATGAAGGTTTAATGTTAATGAAGTTACATGATGAGCTGTTTTTCCTacaggaaacactgacagccCTTCATTTGATGCAAATTTCCTGAAAATCTTTAAAGAAGTGCGCAGGTCTTTAACGGGTCATTCTACGATATTTAACATCAGTGTTTCTAGTGCAACTTGGTACAAAGTTGGTTgtcagttttatatcatttgaaatgacatttgcaccatttgggttttgttttaaccaaaagtaagactgaatgctcctgaaaatgtcaaatggtgtaaccacaaaagaatgataaatattacatattttatcacctacagtgaatttaagtggacttatactaataatgacttcatttaaaacatgtatgtttcctggtctccatggttaccagagtaaatgtaatatttcgaacaattgtattccattacctttatttaatataaagttataatgtaagatcatgccaaactagttgatatggtgttttattgacaatttactgtttttaagcaagttgaattatttggtacaaagtttttatggttacaccacttagacatttttaccataatcctctaatatattctctctaaatggattaaaagcagaaatttgatgctgggtccacaaaaaaagaatgtttgcaagttattcatacgtttattttatcattttaaccctttaaatttaaaataaaccacatggacaatAAACACCTCATTGACCCTTTAATATTATTACTGAAATTGTGGCTGTGTAGCACCAACAATACTAATCAAGAACTCATTCATTCTAACCTCTCTGGGTGTTCTGATACATACAGAATGATCTTTCCATGTCTCTGTCACCTGGTGGACACCTGACTCACTAAACCTTTTTTAACTATTGTGTTGCCAGAACCATGTATGTGCGCCACATCGGCATTGATAACCATCTATATAAAGGGGATTTTATCATCAGCCCGAATGGCAGATACAAAGCTGTTTTCCAGGTGAGGAA
This Scomber scombrus chromosome 14, fScoSco1.1, whole genome shotgun sequence DNA region includes the following protein-coding sequences:
- the rnasekb gene encoding ribonuclease kappa-B, translating into MPSLLFCGPKMAACGIVISIWGVIMLAMLGIFFTAKSAVLIEDVPFTEEDIRNDKSPPQNIYGLYNQVGINCFIAASIYVAVGAVSLCQVRLNKRQEYMVT
- the LOC133993585 gene encoding uncharacterized protein LOC133993585 — translated: MSLNISESEWKTALTSILEQLDEQEYTKMLFCSCFGKIPKSVKTSKPREEMPQTLIQFLGVDGSISAINEAMEQIPRMDSAVQDKLRPFVNKLSIKQEEENKDQPMSSQPDTDHILTNQELRKGDFLISENGKYKAVFQEDGNFVIFALCPIWATGTAGENPHRIIVQPDNNLVMYNGRNKPVWASDTWEEKEHEHSDKMCLTMTNEGKLVLDKDGEILWSDGKQW